Proteins encoded within one genomic window of Microbacterium sp. LKL04:
- the secE gene encoding preprotein translocase subunit SecE, translating into MVQDEPNGEVVAASSGATREKKLNFFQRIALFIRQVIAELRKVVTPTRQELVKFTLVVLGFVVVVMAIVYGLDLFFTWITNIVFDVPR; encoded by the coding sequence ATGGTCCAGGATGAGCCGAACGGCGAGGTCGTCGCTGCCAGCAGCGGCGCCACCCGTGAGAAGAAGCTCAACTTCTTCCAGCGGATCGCCCTTTTCATCCGCCAGGTGATCGCCGAGCTCCGCAAGGTCGTGACACCGACCCGGCAGGAGCTGGTGAAGTTCACCCTCGTGGTCCTGGGATTCGTCGTTGTCGTGATGGCCATCGTGTACGGGCTCGACCTGTTCTTCACCTGGATCACGAACATCGTCTTCGACGTCCCCAGGTGA
- the nusG gene encoding transcription termination/antitermination protein NusG — MTERYVDDADWSTAAEQSSEDDEAQEGNVLAGQERSAESAEHAALHIEDEEPVEDEPTGEDAVVIEDPEADRIVNDALEIDQADEAEAAAEVLTESLADEEEERAAAAADEVAPYDGPELGDDEDETSDDPYEAFRQELRSLEGKWYVIHSYAGFERKVKANIEQRKSTLEVEDDIYQVEVPMEDVVEIKNGQRKMVNRVRIPGYVLVRMELNEDTWSVVRHTPGVTGFVGNAHNPTPLRFEEAFTMLKPLVEAKEVAPAKGATATKGSATQARSVITEVDFEIGETITIKEGSFAGLPGSISEIKPESGKLTVLVSLFERETPVELSFDQVTKQ, encoded by the coding sequence GTGACCGAACGATATGTCGACGACGCCGACTGGTCGACCGCCGCGGAGCAGTCCAGCGAGGACGACGAAGCGCAGGAGGGCAACGTCCTGGCCGGTCAGGAGCGTTCCGCCGAATCCGCTGAGCACGCCGCCCTGCACATCGAGGACGAGGAGCCCGTCGAGGACGAGCCCACCGGAGAGGATGCCGTCGTGATCGAGGACCCCGAAGCCGACCGCATCGTCAACGACGCGCTCGAGATCGACCAGGCCGACGAAGCCGAGGCTGCCGCCGAGGTTCTCACCGAGTCGCTCGCCGACGAAGAGGAAGAGCGCGCCGCAGCTGCGGCGGACGAGGTCGCCCCCTACGACGGTCCCGAGCTCGGCGATGACGAGGACGAGACCTCGGACGACCCGTACGAGGCCTTCCGTCAGGAGCTCCGCTCGCTCGAGGGCAAGTGGTACGTCATCCACTCCTACGCCGGTTTCGAGCGCAAGGTGAAGGCCAACATCGAGCAGCGGAAGTCCACGCTCGAGGTCGAGGACGACATCTACCAGGTCGAGGTCCCGATGGAGGACGTCGTCGAGATCAAGAACGGCCAGCGCAAGATGGTCAACCGTGTCCGGATCCCCGGATACGTGCTCGTGCGCATGGAGCTCAACGAGGACACCTGGTCGGTCGTGCGCCACACGCCCGGCGTCACCGGCTTCGTAGGCAACGCCCACAACCCGACCCCGCTGCGTTTCGAAGAGGCCTTCACCATGCTGAAGCCGCTCGTCGAGGCCAAAGAGGTCGCGCCGGCCAAGGGTGCCACCGCCACGAAGGGCTCTGCGACGCAGGCCCGCTCGGTCATCACCGAGGTCGACTTCGAGATCGGCGAGACGATCACGATCAAGGAGGGCTCGTTCGCGGGTCTTCCCGGATCGATCTCCGAGATCAAGCCCGAGAGCGGCAAGCTCACTGTCCTCGTCTCGCTCTTCGAGCGCGAGACGCCGGTCGAGCTGTCGTTCGATCAGGTCACCAAGCAGTAA
- the rplK gene encoding 50S ribosomal protein L11, with translation MAPKKKVTGLIKLQINAGAANPAPPIGPALGQHGVNIMEFCKAYNAATESQRGNVIPVEITVYEDRSFTFILKTPPAAELIKKAAGVAKGSATPHTTKVAKLTKDQVRQIAETKMPDLNANDIEAASLIIAGTARSMGITVES, from the coding sequence ATGGCACCGAAGAAGAAGGTGACCGGCCTGATCAAGCTTCAGATCAACGCCGGTGCAGCCAACCCGGCGCCGCCGATCGGCCCCGCGCTCGGTCAGCATGGCGTCAACATCATGGAGTTCTGCAAGGCGTACAACGCCGCGACCGAGTCGCAGCGCGGCAACGTCATCCCCGTCGAGATCACCGTCTACGAGGACCGCAGCTTCACGTTCATCCTGAAGACCCCGCCCGCCGCGGAGCTCATCAAGAAGGCCGCCGGTGTGGCGAAGGGTTCTGCGACCCCGCACACCACCAAGGTCGCGAAGCTCACCAAGGATCAGGTTCGCCAGATCGCCGAGACGAAGATGCCCGACCTGAACGCCAACGACATCGAGGCCGCCTCGCTGATCATCGCCGGCACCGCCCGTTCCATGGGCATCACGGTCGAGAGCTGA
- the rplA gene encoding 50S ribosomal protein L1 has translation MAKSKAYEAAAAKIDRSTFYSSEQAVALAKETGSAKFDSTVEVALKLAVDPRKADQMVRGTVILPHGTGKTARVIVFATGPAAEAALAAGADEVGGAELIEKVAGGYTAFDSAVSTPELMGQVGRLGKVLGPRGLMPNPKTGTVTPNPAKAVEEIKGGKIEFRVDKHANVHFVVGKASFSEDQLNENFNAALEEIVRLKPSSSKGRYIQKGAISTTFGPGIPLDVNALV, from the coding sequence ATGGCTAAGTCCAAGGCTTACGAAGCAGCAGCGGCCAAGATCGACCGCTCCACGTTCTACTCCTCCGAGCAGGCTGTCGCCCTCGCCAAGGAGACCGGTTCGGCCAAGTTCGACTCGACCGTCGAGGTCGCGCTGAAGCTCGCCGTCGACCCGCGCAAGGCGGACCAGATGGTCCGTGGCACGGTCATCCTGCCCCACGGCACCGGCAAGACCGCCCGCGTCATCGTGTTCGCGACCGGTCCCGCCGCTGAAGCCGCTCTCGCCGCCGGTGCGGACGAGGTCGGTGGCGCCGAGCTCATCGAGAAGGTCGCCGGTGGCTACACCGCGTTCGACTCGGCTGTCTCGACCCCCGAGCTCATGGGCCAGGTCGGTCGCCTCGGAAAGGTCCTCGGACCCCGCGGCCTCATGCCGAACCCGAAGACCGGCACCGTGACCCCCAACCCGGCCAAGGCCGTCGAGGAGATCAAGGGCGGAAAGATCGAGTTCCGCGTCGACAAGCACGCCAACGTGCACTTCGTCGTCGGCAAGGCGTCCTTCTCGGAGGACCAGCTGAACGAGAACTTCAACGCTGCACTCGAAGAGATCGTGCGTCTGAAGCCGTCGAGCTCGAAGGGCCGTTACATCCAGAAGGGCGCCATCTCGACCACGTTCGGTCCCGGCATCCCGCTGGACGTCAACGCTCTCGTCTGA